A window of the Gemmatimonadaceae bacterium genome harbors these coding sequences:
- a CDS encoding iron ABC transporter permease: MSKRYTGLALAILALLLWSVVYPNVSVVAGSFAHGLRDWRAFLSSPADHEALTNTLIISVASVMASLAIGVPLAFLLTRFEFRGRRLLSVFATLPAALPPLVGVIAFLFLYGESGVVTRGVQQLFGLSRPPWTLTGVWAIVFVHAYTMYVYVFLFVSAGLERYDSSLDEAATGLGASSALTLRRVTLPLLTPAIVGSMLLVFMSALGSFSAPYVFGGGTRVLSTQILVSKLNDSMGMAYVETSVLALTAVAALFALRWIERRRDYAMAGKGRATRIVVQSRGWRVAAPIIAAMAVTFLVLPHAMVVLVSFARDGTWTTQVLPPQYTLDNFRHLATDPDLMQPITNSVSMAAIATAANVVFGLLAAYLLVLTRAPGKKLLGLLVALPWAIPATAIALGLSATFDRNSLASARMLLVGTFWILPFAYFIRNIPLVTNAVEGSLRQMDPTIEDAARGLGASWWLAMRRVVLPAARPGLVAGAMLASVAAVGEFVASIVLYTHANRPISMEILSQLRGLSFGTAAAYSVLLIALVLAITTGARWAEARMA, from the coding sequence GTGAGCAAGCGGTACACGGGGCTCGCTCTCGCCATCCTGGCGCTCCTGCTGTGGAGCGTCGTGTATCCCAACGTGTCGGTGGTGGCGGGCAGCTTCGCGCACGGGCTCAGGGATTGGCGGGCGTTCCTCAGCAGCCCGGCCGATCACGAGGCGCTCACGAACACGCTCATCATCTCGGTGGCGTCGGTGATGGCGTCGCTCGCGATCGGTGTTCCTCTGGCGTTCCTGCTCACGCGGTTCGAGTTCCGGGGCCGCCGGCTGCTGAGCGTGTTCGCCACGCTCCCGGCGGCGCTGCCGCCGCTCGTGGGCGTGATCGCGTTCCTGTTCCTGTACGGCGAGAGCGGCGTGGTCACGCGCGGCGTGCAGCAGCTGTTCGGGCTCTCGCGTCCGCCGTGGACGCTCACCGGCGTGTGGGCGATCGTGTTCGTGCACGCCTACACGATGTACGTGTACGTATTCCTGTTCGTCTCGGCGGGGCTGGAGCGGTACGACTCGTCGCTCGACGAAGCGGCCACGGGCCTCGGGGCGTCGTCGGCGCTCACCCTGCGCCGGGTCACGCTGCCGCTGCTCACGCCGGCGATCGTCGGCTCGATGCTGCTCGTGTTCATGAGCGCGCTCGGGTCGTTCTCGGCGCCGTACGTGTTCGGGGGCGGCACGCGCGTGCTGAGCACGCAGATCCTGGTGTCCAAGCTCAACGACTCGATGGGCATGGCCTACGTCGAGACCTCGGTGCTGGCGCTGACGGCGGTGGCGGCGTTGTTCGCGCTGCGGTGGATCGAGCGCCGCCGGGACTACGCGATGGCGGGGAAAGGGCGAGCGACGCGCATCGTGGTGCAATCGCGGGGCTGGCGGGTGGCGGCGCCGATCATCGCCGCCATGGCCGTGACGTTCCTGGTCCTGCCCCATGCGATGGTCGTGCTGGTGTCGTTCGCGCGGGACGGCACGTGGACCACGCAGGTGCTGCCGCCGCAGTACACGCTCGACAACTTCCGCCACCTGGCCACCGATCCCGACCTGATGCAGCCGATCACGAACAGCGTGAGCATGGCGGCCATCGCCACCGCGGCGAACGTGGTTTTCGGGCTGCTCGCCGCGTACCTGCTGGTGCTCACGCGGGCGCCCGGGAAGAAGCTGCTGGGGCTGCTCGTGGCCTTGCCGTGGGCGATTCCCGCCACGGCGATCGCGCTCGGGTTGTCGGCGACGTTCGACCGCAACTCCCTGGCCTCGGCGCGCATGCTGCTCGTGGGCACGTTCTGGATCCTGCCGTTCGCGTATTTCATCCGCAACATCCCGCTCGTCACCAACGCCGTGGAAGGCTCGCTGCGGCAGATGGACCCGACCATCGAGGACGCGGCGCGCGGGCTCGGGGCGTCGTGGTGGCTGGCCATGCGGCGCGTGGTGCTGCCGGCGGCGCGGCCGGGCCTCGTGGCCGGCGCCATGCTGGCGTCGGTGGCGGCGGTCGGGGAATTCGTGGCGAGCATCGTGCTGTACACGCACGCCAACCGGCCCATCTCCATGGAGATCCTGTCGCAACTGCGCGGGCTCTCGTTCGGCACCGCGGCGGCGTACAGCGTGCTGCTCATCGCGCTCGTGCTGGCGATCACGACCGGCGCCCGGTGGGCGGAAGCGAGGATGGCGTGA
- a CDS encoding ABC transporter permease: MMFLAFLAQTIRISIPYLFASAGGVLSERSGLIALGLEGYMLTGAFCAAIGSYFGHNPWFGVLAGMAGGASFALLYALCSIRYKADQVVVGVAINLLAIGATRFFLKLLFHSSANSPRVPGFSVAETGSGIRALAHNPLIWLGALSIPAVAWVLYRTPFGLRVRAVGEHPGAALSVGVPVARVQWLAVAISGAIAGLGGAYLTLDQHQFSDQMTAGRGFIALAAIIFGRWDPPRIALACLLFAAAETFQIRLQGVAFVPAQFVEMIPYVLTIVALAGVVGRAVPPAALGKTNE; this comes from the coding sequence ATGATGTTCCTCGCCTTTCTCGCGCAGACCATCCGCATCTCCATTCCGTATCTTTTCGCGTCGGCGGGCGGCGTGCTGTCGGAGCGCTCCGGGCTCATCGCGCTCGGCCTCGAGGGCTACATGCTCACCGGCGCCTTCTGCGCGGCGATCGGGAGCTACTTCGGCCACAATCCGTGGTTCGGCGTGCTGGCCGGCATGGCGGGCGGCGCCTCGTTCGCGCTGCTCTACGCGCTCTGTTCCATTCGCTACAAGGCCGACCAGGTGGTGGTGGGCGTGGCCATCAACCTGCTGGCCATCGGCGCCACGCGGTTCTTCCTCAAACTGCTGTTCCACAGCTCGGCCAACTCGCCGCGCGTGCCCGGGTTCTCGGTGGCCGAGACGGGCTCGGGGATCCGCGCGCTGGCGCACAATCCCCTGATCTGGCTCGGCGCCCTGAGCATCCCCGCCGTGGCCTGGGTGCTGTACCGCACGCCGTTCGGCTTGCGGGTGCGCGCCGTGGGCGAGCACCCTGGGGCGGCGCTCTCGGTGGGAGTGCCGGTGGCGCGGGTGCAGTGGCTGGCCGTGGCCATTTCTGGCGCGATCGCCGGACTCGGCGGCGCCTACCTGACCCTCGACCAGCACCAGTTCAGCGACCAGATGACCGCGGGGCGCGGGTTCATCGCCCTGGCCGCGATCATCTTCGGCCGCTGGGATCCGCCGCGGATCGCCCTCGCCTGCCTGTTGTTCGCGGCTGCGGAGACCTTCCAGATCCGCCTGCAGGGCGTGGCATTCGTGCCGGCGCAGTTCGTGGAGATGATTCCCTACGTGCTCACCATCGTCGCTCTCGCGGGCGTGGTGGGCCGCGCCGTTCCGCCGGCCGCCCTCGGCAAGACGAACGAGTAG
- a CDS encoding ABC transporter permease, producing MSASPTPAPAAAPLGARRARLRAQLEEAVLPPIVALLIAALVGDILILTYGQSPGAVYRLLFEGTWGNAYGLGQVLYKATTLTFTGLSVAIGLRAGLFNIGAESQLAAGGFVAAVVGTLLPPGIPALVVLPLFLLAAAVGGGVVGGAAGVLKSRWGAHEVITTIMLNFIVLALLNYLTVAHFKVFDTLHTAEIRSGALPRLSAVIPAFHGSAANVVILLALIAVAIAWWYLFRSRAGYELRAAGLQPQAAEYGGVHVPGVWWRAMLISGAVAGIGGLNFVLGYKHYYEDGFSTGAGFLGIAVALVGRNNPVGVVLAALLFGTLSQGGLAVNALVPKQMVEVLQAVVIIAVATSVPEVRRLLRGARRSPDA from the coding sequence ATGAGCGCCTCCCCCACGCCCGCTCCGGCGGCCGCGCCCCTCGGGGCGCGCCGCGCCCGGCTGCGCGCGCAGCTCGAAGAGGCCGTGCTGCCGCCGATCGTCGCGCTGCTCATCGCGGCGCTGGTGGGCGACATCCTGATCCTCACCTACGGCCAGTCGCCGGGCGCCGTGTACCGATTGCTGTTCGAGGGCACCTGGGGCAACGCCTACGGACTCGGCCAGGTGCTGTACAAGGCCACCACGCTCACGTTCACCGGACTCTCGGTGGCGATCGGGCTTCGCGCCGGCCTGTTCAACATCGGCGCCGAGAGCCAGCTCGCGGCCGGCGGATTCGTGGCCGCGGTCGTGGGCACGCTGCTGCCGCCGGGCATTCCGGCCCTCGTCGTGCTGCCGTTGTTCCTGCTCGCCGCGGCGGTGGGCGGCGGGGTGGTGGGCGGCGCGGCGGGCGTGCTCAAATCCCGGTGGGGCGCGCACGAGGTGATCACCACGATCATGCTCAACTTCATCGTGCTGGCGCTGCTCAACTACCTGACGGTGGCGCACTTCAAGGTATTCGACACGCTGCACACGGCCGAGATCCGCAGCGGCGCGCTGCCGCGGCTGTCGGCGGTGATCCCGGCGTTCCACGGTTCGGCGGCCAACGTGGTGATCCTCCTGGCGCTGATCGCGGTCGCGATCGCGTGGTGGTATCTCTTCCGCTCGCGCGCCGGCTACGAACTGCGCGCCGCGGGGCTCCAGCCGCAGGCGGCGGAGTACGGGGGCGTGCACGTGCCGGGCGTCTGGTGGCGGGCCATGCTCATCTCGGGCGCTGTGGCCGGCATCGGCGGGCTCAACTTCGTGCTCGGCTACAAGCATTACTACGAGGACGGGTTCAGCACCGGCGCCGGATTCCTCGGCATCGCCGTGGCGCTCGTGGGACGGAACAATCCGGTGGGCGTGGTGCTGGCGGCGCTGCTGTTCGGCACGCTGTCGCAGGGCGGACTGGCCGTGAACGCCCTCGTGCCCAAGCAGATGGTCGAGGTGCTGCAGGCCGTGGTGATCATCGCCGTGGCCACGTCGGTGCCCGAGGTACGGCGCCTGCTGCGCGGCGCGCGGAGGAGCCCCGACGCATGA
- a CDS encoding MFS transporter, which yields MLASAATATPPTPPRDRPIGRLAVLMVTAFIDMVGLLMIVPLLPFYAKSLGASGLMVGLLVSSYAVAQLISAPYWGRLSDRHGRRPALLVGLTASAIAYVIFGYATSLWLLFLSRIVQGAGGGTVSVVQAYVADATKPEDRARSLGLLSAATNAGVAIGPVLGSLSLGVGGHAPGLAAAALCLANILFASRYLHESRDMVEARARPHAKGRSREAMLRVITHSGEPASRLIWIYALGMGAFQGVTAILALFLAARFGVTARTIGYFFMYIGVISVVTRAFVLGRAVDRFGEPRLSRLGAVLLALGLTIMPFTHRLANPHAVASLFGGLLPPGLVELIPYIPLAIAVALVPLGTAFTFPCVTAMLSRVTPDHERGLYMGVQQTFGGMARVIFPVLAGWMFDRVIELPFLVSAALAAATIFLGLGMEQYVKPRAPEVVIRS from the coding sequence ATGCTCGCCTCCGCCGCCACCGCCACGCCCCCCACTCCACCACGAGACCGCCCCATCGGCCGTCTCGCGGTGCTCATGGTGACGGCGTTCATCGACATGGTGGGGCTGTTGATGATCGTTCCGCTGCTCCCGTTCTACGCCAAGTCGCTCGGCGCGAGCGGCCTCATGGTGGGATTGCTCGTGTCGTCGTACGCGGTGGCGCAGTTGATCAGCGCGCCGTACTGGGGGCGCCTCTCCGATCGCCACGGCCGGCGGCCCGCGCTGCTGGTGGGACTCACGGCATCGGCCATCGCGTACGTGATCTTCGGCTACGCGACATCGCTGTGGCTGCTCTTCCTGTCGCGCATCGTGCAGGGGGCGGGCGGCGGCACGGTGAGCGTCGTCCAGGCTTACGTGGCCGACGCCACCAAACCCGAGGACCGCGCCAGGAGCCTGGGCCTGCTCTCGGCCGCCACCAATGCCGGCGTCGCCATCGGACCGGTGCTCGGCTCGCTCAGCCTCGGCGTCGGGGGTCACGCGCCGGGACTCGCCGCGGCCGCGCTGTGCCTGGCCAACATCCTGTTCGCCTCGCGCTATCTGCACGAATCGCGGGACATGGTCGAAGCCCGCGCGCGCCCCCACGCCAAGGGGCGCTCGCGCGAGGCCATGCTGCGTGTGATCACGCATTCGGGCGAGCCGGCGTCGCGCCTGATCTGGATCTACGCGCTGGGCATGGGCGCGTTCCAGGGCGTCACGGCCATCCTCGCGCTCTTCCTCGCCGCGCGATTCGGCGTGACCGCGAGGACGATCGGCTATTTCTTCATGTACATCGGCGTCATCTCGGTGGTCACCCGCGCCTTCGTGCTGGGTCGCGCCGTGGACCGGTTCGGCGAACCGCGCCTGTCACGCCTGGGCGCCGTGCTGCTGGCGCTGGGATTGACGATCATGCCGTTCACGCACCGGCTGGCCAACCCACACGCCGTGGCGTCGCTGTTCGGGGGCCTGCTGCCGCCGGGGCTGGTGGAGCTCATCCCGTACATCCCGCTGGCCATCGCCGTGGCCCTCGTCCCGCTGGGCACCGCGTTCACCTTCCCGTGCGTCACCGCGATGTTGTCGCGTGTGACGCCGGACCACGAGCGCGGATTGTACATGGGCGTGCAGCAGACGTTCGGCGGGATGGCGCGCGTGATCTTCCCCGTGCTCGCCGGCTGGATGTTCGACCGGGTGATCGAACTCCCGTTCCTCGTGTCGGCGGCCCTGGCGGCCGCGACGATCTTTCTGGGATTGGGGATGGAGCAGTACGTCAAGCCGCGTGCGCCCGAGGTGGTGATCCGGAGCTAG
- a CDS encoding ABC transporter ATP-binding protein, giving the protein MDEVLGREHPQQPARQVSDASGLRLIGVSRRYEGTGRGVEELSLDVRAGELLALIGASGSGKTTTLRMIAGYEPPDGGRIALVDAAGAERDITREPPQRRGFGMVFQHYALFPHMPVLENVAFGLEARGVSRAERRQRAAQALAGVGLADYGSRAVQALSGGEQQRVALARALVIEPHVLLLDEPLSNLDPMLRQTTRDELREMLHRLRITVVFVTHDQEDAFAVADRVAMLCAGRLEQVGTPEALYHAPASHVVARFVGRGALAPARAEGDAALVTIGGVTQRAPLGAAAAGAPQVAVLRPETLAVVDATEPDAWRGTVQTRRFAGDHFVYRVGNIAGASEPLEVMADHGRVAEGDAVGVRLRPHPIALVAAPGAR; this is encoded by the coding sequence GTGGATGAAGTACTGGGACGCGAACATCCGCAACAGCCGGCGCGGCAAGTGAGCGACGCGAGCGGACTGCGCCTGATCGGGGTGTCGCGCCGCTACGAGGGAACGGGGCGCGGCGTGGAGGAGCTGTCGCTCGACGTGCGGGCCGGCGAGTTGCTGGCGCTCATCGGCGCGTCGGGGTCGGGCAAGACCACCACGCTGCGCATGATCGCCGGCTACGAACCGCCGGACGGCGGGCGGATCGCGCTGGTCGACGCCGCCGGCGCCGAGCGCGACATCACGCGCGAGCCGCCGCAGCGCCGCGGGTTCGGCATGGTGTTCCAGCACTACGCCCTGTTCCCGCACATGCCGGTGCTGGAGAACGTCGCGTTCGGGCTCGAGGCGCGGGGCGTGTCGAGGGCCGAGCGCCGGCAGCGCGCCGCCCAGGCGCTGGCGGGCGTGGGGCTGGCGGATTACGGATCGCGTGCCGTGCAGGCGTTGTCGGGCGGGGAACAGCAGCGCGTGGCGCTGGCGCGCGCGCTGGTGATCGAGCCCCACGTGCTGCTGCTCGACGAGCCGCTGTCCAATCTCGATCCCATGCTGCGCCAGACCACGCGCGACGAGTTGCGCGAGATGCTGCACCGGCTCCGCATCACCGTGGTGTTCGTGACCCACGATCAGGAGGATGCGTTCGCGGTGGCCGACCGGGTGGCGATGCTGTGCGCGGGGCGGCTCGAGCAGGTGGGGACGCCGGAAGCGCTGTACCACGCGCCAGCCTCCCATGTCGTGGCCCGGTTCGTGGGCCGCGGGGCGCTGGCGCCGGCGCGCGCCGAGGGCGACGCGGCGCTGGTGACGATCGGCGGCGTGACCCAGCGGGCGCCGCTCGGGGCGGCGGCGGCCGGCGCCCCGCAGGTGGCGGTGCTCCGCCCCGAGACGCTGGCCGTGGTGGACGCCACCGAACCCGACGCCTGGCGGGGCACGGTGCAGACCCGGCGGTTCGCCGGTGATCACTTCGTGTACCGCGTGGGCAACATCGCCGGCGCCTCCGAGCCCCTCGAGGTGATGGCGGATCACGGCCGCGTGGCCGAGGGCGACGCGGTGGGGGTGCGCCTGCGGCCGCATCCGATCGCGCTCGTGGCCGCGCCCGGGGCGCGGTGA
- a CDS encoding PAS domain-containing protein — protein sequence MNSEPAAGLGNTPTARFEALFEAIAHAIAVFNGELELVSANPLYRELTGLDADAATGRSVYDAFPNALADLTDQIDSAVRGTPVIAYPVTFQRPDGRRVVEVTFVPITAASGRQGLIFAGNDITEREELRQDLARSIAQLETIFDVIPDSVRVVDADGNTRRTNTQAQLDHAPNTPSTLRELWQLDRPRTLDGTSLFVHEHPTARALRGERVRGERLEVRRGPDGAIVIDVNANPLYDEQGRIRGAVTVERDVTFRTQLQQQLEEEARRTAELYERVSTEAERLERMVQERTRELLALQDARARERRLTAVGQLAAGVMHDVNNALNPIMAAAYLLETNAENPAAVRDYAVRIAKAAETGAATAARVGRFIRQEPMKGEREEAIDLSAVCDEVVAMTRPLWAERARGGLVQLERELAPGAMIRGIAGEIREALLNLIQNALDAMHGGGTLGIVTRVADGEVIVEVRDTGTGMSDEVRERAFEPFFTTKGQGGTGLGLAEVYGIAKRHRGRAEIDSVLGRGTTLRLVFPLAVDRPPAGAAEPIHRRAPRRVLLVEDHADSREFMQALLESDGHTVQAVTCVAEAMDKLGDAAETPYDVLVTDIGLPDGSGWDLIAHARGRWANLRIGVVTGWEPRGATAATDFLLRKPVRTSDLLAQVAAATLAQ from the coding sequence GTGAACTCAGAGCCCGCCGCCGGTCTGGGGAACACGCCGACCGCCCGTTTCGAAGCGCTGTTCGAAGCGATCGCGCACGCCATCGCCGTCTTCAACGGCGAGCTCGAGTTGGTGAGCGCCAATCCGCTCTATCGCGAGCTCACCGGGCTGGACGCCGACGCCGCCACCGGGCGCTCGGTGTACGACGCCTTTCCCAACGCGCTCGCCGACCTCACCGACCAGATCGACTCGGCGGTGCGCGGCACGCCGGTCATCGCCTATCCGGTCACCTTCCAGCGCCCCGATGGCCGCCGCGTGGTGGAGGTGACGTTCGTGCCAATCACCGCCGCGTCGGGGCGACAGGGCCTGATCTTCGCCGGCAACGATATCACCGAACGCGAGGAACTGCGCCAGGACCTGGCCCGCAGCATCGCCCAGCTCGAGACGATCTTCGACGTCATACCAGATTCCGTGCGCGTGGTGGACGCCGACGGCAACACGCGGCGCACCAACACGCAGGCCCAGCTCGACCACGCCCCCAACACGCCGAGCACGCTGCGCGAACTCTGGCAGCTGGACCGCCCGCGCACGCTGGATGGCACCAGTCTGTTCGTGCACGAGCATCCCACGGCCCGCGCCCTGCGCGGCGAACGCGTGCGCGGCGAACGGCTCGAGGTGCGACGCGGCCCCGACGGCGCGATCGTGATCGACGTCAACGCCAATCCGTTGTACGACGAGCAGGGGCGCATTCGCGGCGCGGTGACGGTGGAGCGCGACGTCACCTTCCGCACCCAGCTCCAGCAACAGCTCGAGGAGGAGGCCCGACGCACCGCCGAGCTGTACGAGCGGGTGTCCACCGAAGCCGAGCGCCTGGAACGCATGGTGCAGGAGCGCACGCGGGAGTTGCTCGCGCTGCAGGACGCGCGGGCCCGGGAACGGCGCCTGACGGCGGTCGGCCAGCTGGCGGCCGGCGTCATGCACGACGTGAACAACGCGCTCAATCCGATCATGGCGGCGGCGTACCTGCTGGAGACCAACGCCGAGAATCCGGCCGCCGTGCGCGACTATGCGGTGCGCATCGCCAAGGCCGCCGAGACGGGCGCCGCGACGGCGGCGCGCGTGGGCCGGTTCATCCGACAGGAACCCATGAAGGGCGAGCGCGAGGAAGCGATCGACCTCTCCGCGGTGTGCGACGAGGTGGTGGCCATGACCCGCCCGCTGTGGGCCGAGCGGGCGCGCGGCGGGCTGGTCCAGCTGGAGCGCGAGCTCGCGCCGGGCGCCATGATCCGCGGCATTGCCGGCGAGATCCGCGAGGCGCTGCTCAATCTGATCCAGAACGCGCTCGACGCCATGCACGGCGGCGGCACGCTCGGCATCGTCACCCGCGTGGCCGATGGCGAGGTGATCGTCGAGGTGCGCGACACCGGCACCGGCATGTCGGACGAGGTGCGCGAGCGTGCCTTCGAGCCCTTCTTCACCACCAAGGGGCAGGGCGGCACCGGCCTCGGCCTCGCCGAGGTCTACGGCATCGCCAAGCGGCACCGCGGCCGCGCCGAGATCGATTCGGTGCTCGGCCGCGGCACGACGCTGCGGCTCGTGTTCCCGTTGGCCGTGGATCGTCCCCCGGCCGGCGCGGCGGAGCCGATCCACCGCCGGGCGCCGCGCCGCGTGCTTCTGGTGGAAGACCACGCGGACAGCCGCGAGTTCATGCAGGCGCTGCTCGAGAGCGACGGGCATACCGTGCAGGCCGTGACCTGCGTGGCCGAGGCGATGGACAAACTCGGCGACGCCGCCGAAACGCCCTACGACGTGCTGGTCACCGATATCGGGCTGCCCGACGGCAGCGGATGGGACCTCATCGCCCATGCGCGGGGGCGGTGGGCCAATCTCCGGATCGGCGTGGTCACAGGGTGGGAACCCCGTGGCGCCACGGCGGCTACGGACTTTCTGCTCCGGAAGCCGGTCAGAACGTCCGACCTGCTCGCGCAGGTCGCCGCGGCCACGCTAGCGCAGTAA
- a CDS encoding ABC transporter ATP-binding protein has protein sequence MTQPTGEPRPAAAGPSSPPAVSLHGIDKSFGPVRANRAASLEVARGEIHALVGENGAGKSTLMRVLSGMYAPSAGTVAVNGRDVTGWSTAQAIDAGVGMVHQHFMLVPTLTVAENIVLGREVTSAGQLDRAGAERAVSELSARTGLAVAPHRKVGDLSVGEAQRVEILKTLYRGARILILDEPTAVLSPREVDDLWRVLRQMRQGGDTIVLITHKLDEVMEVSDTVTVMRQGQTVGRVATRLTSPAELARLMVGRDVALTGAGGAPVPVHTVRADARVALEVRELTVADARKAHAVDGVSFAIAPGEILGVAGVEGNGQTELVEAIAGLRAIASGAILLDGHDISRRTVRARSDAGLSHIPEDRQTRGLVLDYSIADNLILGQQHRFARHGALDAARIADNARRQIATFDIRPSDATAPARALSGGNQQKIVIAREMGRDFSVLLAAQPTRGVDVGAIEFIHAQLREASAAGKAVLLVSADLAEILALSDRIAVMYGGRFAAVLPRADATKDVLGAYMTGASGRAA, from the coding sequence ATGACCCAACCGACCGGCGAACCTCGCCCGGCGGCGGCCGGCCCGTCCAGCCCGCCCGCCGTCTCGCTGCATGGCATCGACAAGTCGTTCGGCCCCGTGCGCGCCAACCGCGCCGCCTCGCTCGAGGTGGCGCGCGGCGAGATCCACGCGCTCGTCGGCGAGAACGGCGCCGGCAAGTCCACGCTGATGCGGGTGCTGAGCGGCATGTACGCGCCCAGCGCCGGCACGGTGGCGGTGAACGGCCGCGACGTGACCGGCTGGAGCACGGCGCAGGCCATCGACGCCGGCGTGGGCATGGTGCACCAGCACTTCATGCTCGTGCCCACGCTCACCGTGGCCGAGAACATCGTCCTCGGGCGCGAGGTCACGTCGGCCGGACAACTCGATCGGGCGGGCGCCGAGCGCGCGGTGTCGGAGTTGAGCGCGCGCACGGGGCTGGCGGTGGCGCCCCATCGCAAGGTCGGTGATCTGTCGGTGGGGGAGGCCCAACGGGTGGAGATCCTGAAGACGCTCTACCGCGGCGCCCGCATCCTGATCCTCGACGAGCCCACGGCGGTGCTCTCGCCCCGCGAAGTGGACGACCTGTGGCGCGTGCTCCGCCAGATGCGCCAGGGCGGCGACACGATCGTGCTCATCACCCACAAGCTCGACGAGGTGATGGAGGTGTCCGACACCGTCACCGTGATGCGCCAGGGCCAGACCGTGGGACGCGTGGCCACCCGCCTCACCTCGCCCGCCGAGCTCGCGCGGCTGATGGTGGGGCGCGACGTCGCGCTCACCGGAGCCGGCGGGGCGCCCGTGCCCGTGCATACGGTGCGCGCCGACGCCCGCGTGGCCCTGGAGGTGCGCGAACTCACGGTGGCCGACGCGCGCAAGGCGCACGCCGTGGACGGCGTGAGCTTCGCGATCGCGCCCGGCGAGATCCTCGGCGTCGCGGGCGTGGAGGGCAATGGGCAGACCGAGCTGGTGGAGGCGATCGCCGGCCTGCGCGCCATCGCGTCGGGCGCCATCCTGCTCGACGGCCACGACATCTCGCGCCGGACGGTGCGCGCGCGCAGCGACGCCGGCCTCTCACACATTCCCGAAGACCGCCAGACGCGCGGCCTGGTGCTCGACTACTCGATCGCCGACAACCTGATCCTGGGGCAGCAGCACCGATTCGCGCGGCACGGCGCGCTCGACGCCGCGCGCATCGCCGACAACGCGCGGCGGCAGATCGCGACGTTCGACATCCGGCCGTCCGACGCCACGGCGCCGGCCCGGGCGCTGTCGGGCGGCAACCAGCAGAAGATCGTGATCGCGCGCGAGATGGGGCGCGACTTCAGCGTGCTGCTCGCCGCCCAACCCACCCGCGGGGTGGACGTCGGCGCCATCGAGTTCATCCACGCGCAGCTCCGCGAGGCGAGCGCCGCCGGCAAGGCGGTGCTGCTCGTCTCGGCCGACCTGGCCGAAATCCTGGCGCTCTCCGACCGGATCGCGGTGATGTACGGCGGCCGCTTCGCCGCCGTGCTGCCGCGAGCCGACGCCACCAAGGACGTGCTGGGGGCCTACATGACCGGCGCCTCGGGGCGGGCCGCATGA
- a CDS encoding ANTAR domain-containing protein, producing the protein MTDGPPQIRILVAEDDSNARSLLVELLSALGHIVVAEVGTGREAQERALELVPDVVLLDVHMPDGSGIEAAEVITHTTPGVAVVLFSGDQALTLSDHDVTATAAIAFLPKPAPPRVLDSTIRLAATRAKELASARKDADSARQALENRKMIERAKGILMRRTGSSEQEAYRILQRTSQDRSVPMVEIAKAVLASEPGASEH; encoded by the coding sequence ATGACCGACGGCCCGCCGCAGATCCGGATCCTCGTCGCGGAAGACGACAGCAACGCGAGATCGCTGCTCGTGGAGCTGCTGTCGGCGCTCGGCCACATCGTGGTCGCCGAGGTCGGCACGGGACGTGAAGCGCAGGAACGCGCGCTCGAGCTGGTGCCCGACGTGGTGCTGCTCGACGTCCACATGCCCGACGGATCGGGCATCGAAGCCGCGGAAGTGATCACGCACACCACGCCCGGCGTAGCGGTGGTGCTGTTCAGCGGCGATCAGGCACTCACGCTCTCGGACCACGACGTGACGGCCACGGCCGCGATCGCGTTCCTGCCCAAGCCGGCCCCGCCGCGCGTGCTCGATTCCACGATCCGCCTGGCGGCCACGCGCGCCAAGGAACTGGCCTCGGCGCGCAAGGACGCCGACAGCGCGCGGCAGGCGCTGGAGAACCGCAAGATGATCGAGCGTGCCAAGGGCATCCTCATGCGGCGGACGGGATCGTCGGAGCAGGAAGCGTATCGCATCCTGCAGCGCACGAGCCAGGATCGGTCGGTGCCGATGGTCGAGATCGCCAAGGCCGTCCTGGCCAGCGAACCCGGCGCGAGCGAACACTAG